The DNA window ATCTTTGGCAATCAGTCGTTGTCTCGCGCACCTGAGAGCATTCATTGGCCCACTGTTCCGCAGATCAGCGAGACCGCTGAACGGGATTGGATGCGGCCTGACAACGGTGGAATTGTTTGCCATTGCGAGCTGGTCACCCGTCGAGAAATAGAAAAAGCCCTCCGCGGCCCGCTTCCGGCAAGATCGCTGAGCGGACTGAAGCGCCGTACCCGAGTTATGATGGGACGATGCCAGGGATTTTACTGTAGTGCCGAATTGAGTG is part of the Candidatus Poribacteria bacterium genome and encodes:
- a CDS encoding (2Fe-2S)-binding protein; the protein is GIRPATESRDYQVRLDGESQYLCVGGIRSTGLSAALGIARLASKMIFGNQSLSRAPESIHWPTVPQISETAERDWMRPDNGGIVCHCELVTRREIEKALRGPLPARSLSGLKRRTRVMMGRCQGFYCSAELSEITAGYFDSPLDITDQ